The Streptococcus parasanguinis genomic sequence ACAGAATTCCAATCTTTTTCTGTCCAGGCAGACTGCAATTGAAGATAAACCAGCTTGACTTGCGACAAGAAGCGGTCTTCATCAAACATTGGATCCAATTTACGGATACGGCGAATCGCTTCATAGTTGTTCTCAATTGGTCGACCAGCCCGCTCTTCGGTTGTCCGTTTTGGACCACTATTTGAAGAAAATGATTCATCACTTTCATTAGCTTCTTTTGCAATATTGTAGATAAATCCAATCAATCCAACGATAGCAAAAATTGCTACTACACCACCAGAGTCTGTTCCAGAATCAGAACTGTAGCTACTGGATCCGCCAGACCAACTGCTGCCACCAGACCAACTACTTCCGCCACCCGACCAGCTACTGCCACTATCGGACCAACTGCTACCACCACCTGAATCAATCAAGCTACTGCCACCACTATCTGTATTACCGACACCAGCATGGGCAGAAGGAGCAAATACAAATAGAAGGGCTACTAGAAGAATTCCCAATACTAAAATTCGTTTTTTCATAGGCCTCATTTCTTATCTTTGTTTGTTACACAGGGGTTAAGAA encodes the following:
- a CDS encoding TIM44-like domain-containing protein codes for the protein MKKRILVLGILLVALLFVFAPSAHAGVGNTDSGGSSLIDSGGGSSWSDSGSSWSGGGSSWSGGSSWSGGSSSYSSDSGTDSGGVVAIFAIVGLIGFIYNIAKEANESDESFSSNSGPKRTTEERAGRPIENNYEAIRRIRKLDPMFDEDRFLSQVKLVYLQLQSAWTEKDWNSVRNLESTSLYEQHLTQLQEHIRAKTTNVLERVRVEDSKIKDFIENPDGNDRIEVILSSTMRDYIRNDETGRVIEGDPTKDLFTVYRMVFLREHGAQTEIIKNSEVVSDHCPNCGAPLTIDSIDKCEYCQASLKHNPKDWVLDVYEVVDEIEFYR